A single genomic interval of Arachis duranensis cultivar V14167 chromosome 7, aradu.V14167.gnm2.J7QH, whole genome shotgun sequence harbors:
- the LOC107496970 gene encoding MLP-like protein 43 isoform X1, producing the protein MAISGKISVEVVIQVPASKFFHILAKEFHNIQNICERVHGANLHQGDDWHSTDSVKNWTCLVDGKVITCKEKIEAIDEEKKLIKYSLFDGDIGQNYKLFKCNVQVTETNNESASVKWTIEYEKITEDVKTPYGYLEFLEKGTVEVGDHLQKA; encoded by the exons ATGGCAATATCAGGTAAAATTAGTGTTGAAGTTGTGATCCAAGTACCAGCTTCAAAGTTCTTCCACATTTTGGCAAAGGAATTCCACAATATCCAAAACATTTGTGAAAGAGTGCATGGAGCCAACTTGCACCAAGGTGATGACTGGCATTCCACTGATTCGGTCAAAAATTGGACTTGTCTAGTAG ATGGTAAAGTAATTACATGTAAAGAGAAAATTGAAGCCATCGATGAAGAGAAGAAGTTGATTAAATACAGCCTCTTTGATGGAGATATCGGTCAAAACTACAAACTCTTTAAGTGCAATGTTCAAGTGACTGAGACAAACAATGAGAGTGCTAGTGTTAAATGGACTATTGAATACGAGAAGATCACTGAGGATGTTAAAACTCCATACGGCTACTTGGAGTTTTTAGAGAAGGGTACTGTAGAAGTTGGTGATCATCTTCAAAAGGCATAG